One genomic segment of Impatiens glandulifera chromosome 6, dImpGla2.1, whole genome shotgun sequence includes these proteins:
- the LOC124943491 gene encoding YTH domain-containing family protein-like isoform X1 produces the protein MMPASDGSKSDKQDMNPGKCDLSECTSGSKSETDKESVHNYPDYNGKFSELDDQGYNTSAGGGFQSDVSNGSEALPCYIGDLANEMSKSSINKIASVKSNGFNSVTTSLKSKSQQSPVKTNSSESMMESHPPLKTWGKVGSGEGSQSADSNRNFSQLDDQGYSDTISEGSSDANYGSEALLCCSSDPPHVEDLADEKSKSSTLRNALVSSESQCRPLKTWSKIGSRKSCVTAGKFSSFTSQNHVKGSQQPADKSPRLISQTPVNGSQPFRKYPLLISQTPVKGFQNARKIPPWTGQNQGNFVHKSSMNYRPNHKASNENMKNKQFDASKDTTRGPRIQNTSNQGNFVHNSSTNYRPNHKASNESMKHRRFDALNDITRGPRIQNTSNPTNLKPKDTLELTLDRNKYNREDFVTDYPDAKFYVIKSYSEDDVYKCIKYDVWASTHYGNKKLNDAFLDVMAKSNETCTKCPPTFLFFSVNGSGQFLGVAEMIGRIDFNKTMDFWQVDRWNGFFPVKWHVLKDIPNAKLRHIILKNNDNKDVTFTRDTQEIELEQGIEMLKIFKNYEGKTSLLDDVEFYENRIKLAREKAKSMKKKDPESETYRDFYGEDYQDYGEDYKDYGEDYKDYGEDFQEHGVDCQDHVVDCQDHGEDYQNYGEEF, from the exons ATGATGCCAGCCTCAGATGGTAGTAAATCAGACAAACAAGATATG AATCCCGGAAAATGTGACCTCTCAGAATGTACTTCTGGTTCAAAAAGTGAAACCGACAAAGAATCTGTTCACAACTACCCAg ATTATAATGGAAAATTTAGTGAGTTGGATGACCAGGGGTATAATACAAGTGCTGGCGGT GGGTTTCAGTCTGATGTTTCTAATGGATCAGAAGCCTTGCCATGTTACATTGGAGATCTAGCTAATGAAATGTCAAAATCTTCGATAAATAAGATTGCTTCAGTAAAATCGAATGGTTTCAACTCTGTTACTACATCCTTGAAATCAAAATCTCAGCAGTCTCCAGTCAAGACCAATTCTTCTGAATCTATGATGGAAAGCCACCCACCACTTAAGACATGGGGCAAG GTTGGTTCGGGTGAAGGTTCTCAATCTGCTG ATTCTAATAGAAACTTCAGTCAGTTGGATGACCAGGGGTATTCAGATACAATTTCTGAGGGCAGTTCTGATGCA AATTATGGATCAGAAGCATTGTTATGTTGCTCTTCTGATCCGCCACATGTTGAAGATTTAGCTGATGAAAAGTCAAAATCTTCGACACTTAGGAATGCTTTGGTAAGCTCGGAAAGCCAATGCAGACCACTCAAGACATGGAGCAAG ATTGGTTCTCGTAAAAGTTGTGTAACTGCTGGTAAGTTTTCATCATTCACCAGCCAAAACCATGTTAAAGGCTCTCAACAACCAGCTGATAAATCTCCACGCCTCATTAGCCAAACCCCAGTTAATGGCTCTCAACCCTTTCGTAAATATCCACTACTAATCAGCCAAACTCCCGTTAAAGGCTTTCAAAACGCTCGTAAGATTCCACCATGGACCGGCCAAAATCAAGGAAACTTCGTGCATAAGAGTTCCATGAACTACAGACCAAACCATAAAGCCTCAAATGAAAACATGAAGAATAAGCAGTTTGATGCTTCAAAGGATACAACTCGAGGTCCAAGGATTCAGAATACTAGTAACCAAGGAAACTTCGTGCATAATAGTTCCACGAACTACAGACCAAACCATAAAGCCTCAAATGAAAGCATGAAGCATAGGCGGTTTGATGCTTTAAATGATATAACTCGAGGTCCAAGGATTCAGAATACTAGTAACCCTACAAATTTGAAACCAAAAGATACCCTGGAGCTTACCCTTGATAGAAACAAATATAACCGCGAAGATTTTGTGACAGATTACCCTGATGCCAAATTCTATGTAATAAAGTCTTACAGTGAAGACGATGTTTATAAGTGTATCAAGTATGACGTTTGGGCGAGTACACATTATGGAAACAAGAAACTGAACGATGCTTTTCTAGATGTGATGGCAAAATCAAACGAAACCTGTACCAAATGTCCTCCTACCTTCCTCTTTTTCTCT GTGAATGGGAGTGGACAGTTTTTGGGTGTTGCTGAGATGATTGGACGAATCGATTTTAATAAAACCATGGACTTCTGGCAAGTTGACAGATGGAACGGTTTCTTCCCTGTTAAGTGGCATGTACTCAAAGACATCCCTAATGCAAAACTCAGACACATCATTCTTAAGAACAATGACAACAAGGATGTAACTTTCACTCGAGACACTCAAGAG ATTGAACTTGAGCAAGGTATAGAAATGCTGAAGATATTTAAGAACTACGAGGGAAAGACATCATTACTAGACGATGTAGAATTCTACGAGAATCGCATTAAGTTGGCCAGAGAGAAAGCAAAGAGTATGAAGAAGAAAGACCCAGAATCAGAA ACTTATCGAGATTTTTATGGAGAGGATTATCAAGATTATGGAGAAGATTATAAAGATTATGGAGAAGATTATAAAGATTATGGAGAGGATTTTCAAGAACATGGAGTGGATTGTCAAGATCATGTAGTGGATTGTCAAGATCATGGAGAGGATTATCAAAATTATGGAGAGGAATTTTAG
- the LOC124943491 gene encoding YTH domain-containing family protein 3-like isoform X2: protein MMPASDGSKSDKQDMNPGKCDLSECTSGSKSETDKESVHNYPDYNGKFSELDDQGYNTSAGGGFQSDVSNGSEALPCYIGDLANEMSKSSINKIASVKSNGFNSVTTSLKSKSQQSPVKTNSSESMMESHPPLKTWGKVGSGEGSQSADSNRNFSQLDDQGYSDTISEGSSDAIGSRKSCVTAGKFSSFTSQNHVKGSQQPADKSPRLISQTPVNGSQPFRKYPLLISQTPVKGFQNARKIPPWTGQNQGNFVHKSSMNYRPNHKASNENMKNKQFDASKDTTRGPRIQNTSNQGNFVHNSSTNYRPNHKASNESMKHRRFDALNDITRGPRIQNTSNPTNLKPKDTLELTLDRNKYNREDFVTDYPDAKFYVIKSYSEDDVYKCIKYDVWASTHYGNKKLNDAFLDVMAKSNETCTKCPPTFLFFSVNGSGQFLGVAEMIGRIDFNKTMDFWQVDRWNGFFPVKWHVLKDIPNAKLRHIILKNNDNKDVTFTRDTQEIELEQGIEMLKIFKNYEGKTSLLDDVEFYENRIKLAREKAKSMKKKDPESETYRDFYGEDYQDYGEDYKDYGEDYKDYGEDFQEHGVDCQDHVVDCQDHGEDYQNYGEEF from the exons ATGATGCCAGCCTCAGATGGTAGTAAATCAGACAAACAAGATATG AATCCCGGAAAATGTGACCTCTCAGAATGTACTTCTGGTTCAAAAAGTGAAACCGACAAAGAATCTGTTCACAACTACCCAg ATTATAATGGAAAATTTAGTGAGTTGGATGACCAGGGGTATAATACAAGTGCTGGCGGT GGGTTTCAGTCTGATGTTTCTAATGGATCAGAAGCCTTGCCATGTTACATTGGAGATCTAGCTAATGAAATGTCAAAATCTTCGATAAATAAGATTGCTTCAGTAAAATCGAATGGTTTCAACTCTGTTACTACATCCTTGAAATCAAAATCTCAGCAGTCTCCAGTCAAGACCAATTCTTCTGAATCTATGATGGAAAGCCACCCACCACTTAAGACATGGGGCAAG GTTGGTTCGGGTGAAGGTTCTCAATCTGCTG ATTCTAATAGAAACTTCAGTCAGTTGGATGACCAGGGGTATTCAGATACAATTTCTGAGGGCAGTTCTGATGCA ATTGGTTCTCGTAAAAGTTGTGTAACTGCTGGTAAGTTTTCATCATTCACCAGCCAAAACCATGTTAAAGGCTCTCAACAACCAGCTGATAAATCTCCACGCCTCATTAGCCAAACCCCAGTTAATGGCTCTCAACCCTTTCGTAAATATCCACTACTAATCAGCCAAACTCCCGTTAAAGGCTTTCAAAACGCTCGTAAGATTCCACCATGGACCGGCCAAAATCAAGGAAACTTCGTGCATAAGAGTTCCATGAACTACAGACCAAACCATAAAGCCTCAAATGAAAACATGAAGAATAAGCAGTTTGATGCTTCAAAGGATACAACTCGAGGTCCAAGGATTCAGAATACTAGTAACCAAGGAAACTTCGTGCATAATAGTTCCACGAACTACAGACCAAACCATAAAGCCTCAAATGAAAGCATGAAGCATAGGCGGTTTGATGCTTTAAATGATATAACTCGAGGTCCAAGGATTCAGAATACTAGTAACCCTACAAATTTGAAACCAAAAGATACCCTGGAGCTTACCCTTGATAGAAACAAATATAACCGCGAAGATTTTGTGACAGATTACCCTGATGCCAAATTCTATGTAATAAAGTCTTACAGTGAAGACGATGTTTATAAGTGTATCAAGTATGACGTTTGGGCGAGTACACATTATGGAAACAAGAAACTGAACGATGCTTTTCTAGATGTGATGGCAAAATCAAACGAAACCTGTACCAAATGTCCTCCTACCTTCCTCTTTTTCTCT GTGAATGGGAGTGGACAGTTTTTGGGTGTTGCTGAGATGATTGGACGAATCGATTTTAATAAAACCATGGACTTCTGGCAAGTTGACAGATGGAACGGTTTCTTCCCTGTTAAGTGGCATGTACTCAAAGACATCCCTAATGCAAAACTCAGACACATCATTCTTAAGAACAATGACAACAAGGATGTAACTTTCACTCGAGACACTCAAGAG ATTGAACTTGAGCAAGGTATAGAAATGCTGAAGATATTTAAGAACTACGAGGGAAAGACATCATTACTAGACGATGTAGAATTCTACGAGAATCGCATTAAGTTGGCCAGAGAGAAAGCAAAGAGTATGAAGAAGAAAGACCCAGAATCAGAA ACTTATCGAGATTTTTATGGAGAGGATTATCAAGATTATGGAGAAGATTATAAAGATTATGGAGAAGATTATAAAGATTATGGAGAGGATTTTCAAGAACATGGAGTGGATTGTCAAGATCATGTAGTGGATTGTCAAGATCATGGAGAGGATTATCAAAATTATGGAGAGGAATTTTAG